A region of the Phaeodactylum tricornutum CCAP 1055/1 chromosome 1, whole genome shotgun sequence genome:
ACCGCCCACTGAGCTAATGCAGGGAGCCTTACCAATGTACGGAAAGTCTTCGACTTCGAGAGCATCCAAACAAAACTGGGCAACATCAGCTCGAGCAATAGATCCAGCCTCACCTTCAATCACGTTGATGATGCCAGTCGGAGGTTCAACAGTGAGGCCTCCTGGGCGAACAATACACCATTCAAGGCCACTCCTCTTAACTACCTCTTCTTGCGCGTTCTTATCGAGGAAAATTTTCTTCATTGCCGTCCACATAAggactttgaaaaagaagggtgCCTGGTTCTCGGAATCTCCGGCACCGATTGATGTGACGACAGCGAGTCGCTTCACTCCCTTGTCTTTCATGGCATTAATAATGTTTGTAGTTCCATCCGTCAACATGGTTTCCCCGACATCCGATGTTTTCCCACCTAGTGCGACGATGACTCCGTCAATCTTTTGTGCAAACACTTTGTCAACGTCAGCTTGCTTTGTCACGTCCCCAGAAATCATTGTTAGTTTGGGGTCATTAAGAGGATTTTCTGCATTGGATCCTCCAGACCCTTTAGGGATGACGAGATTGGAAGGGTTACTATGTATTGTAAAGAGAGGTGAATCAGAGACAGTATAGTCTCGAATGTAGGCATCAATCAATCCATTAACTATGCAATGCACTTACCGCGTGAGACCTACAACATTGTCCCCGTTTTTGAGCGCTTGATACACACACTCGGACGCCGTCAAGCCGGAGGCTCCGAATACGGCAATCGTCTTCATGCAAAGCGCAGAATCGGACAAATGGGATAGGACTGACAAGGATTGCCGTCCCAAAAACGAGGACTGCTGGAACGCCCCGCAGCATGTCGCCAAAAGAGCTACAGCTGAGAAAACTCGAACCATTTTGATTAAGAAAGGGAGAAATTGAGATTCGTGGGGTACGTTGGCCAACTTTTGTGGGATACGATTGACAAAGTAACCTCGACGCAGGACGGcacaattttttggatctTGGTGGTTTGTTGATCGATAGAAACGTAAGATGAGGTGGTTCCGATGTTTCATTGTGGTCCTTGATACAGGGCAGGGTTATGAACACATCCCTTCTTTTGCTAATAGCATCTGTCCGTCGTCCTTAGCTTTACGGGGATTCTCGTTCTGTTTTGAGTCACGAACGCTAAAAAACTCCGTTGTTTTTGGGATCCACGTGGAAGAGCTCATAGGCGTACATTCGTAGCGGTCTATGAAAAATTGCAGGGTGTAAGTAAGACCTTTGCTCAAAACTTAAAACAATCGCCACCGAAACCTTGTTGTGAAAACAAGAAAGCCACCGGACCCCACAAGGCTGCAAGGTGGAACCTTCACTTTCAGTCGCTTCGTAGTTGTAATTAATAGCTGTTGAAAGCAGAGATTGCGTTTCgtggaaaaagaagattggCGACAGAATGAAGTCGTCAACCTTAGTGTCGATGCTACTCCTGGTGTCGGCTTTGTCGGTAGGCTATGTGCGGTCAGACGCATGGAGGCATGTCGCACCGACGATTACTACACACGTATTTCAACAGAGTGGTGGAGAGGATTTTCTGGAATTAAGAGGAGGGGCTTCAAAACGACGATCCAATAAAGCCAAATCGGCGTCATTGAACTCAAAATCCAGAACCGCAACCGGCAAGAAGAAGGTCGGTGCTACAGCAGCTGAAAAGAAGTCTGCTCTCTCAGATACCATGCAGAGGTACAAACGGATTCGACCATTGACCCGTATATATATCACAATGGTTGGTGTGGCGACTTTGATTAGTATTATTTTTGGAGAAGAATTTACTCAAAGTCTGCTGGCACTGGATCCTACTCGAGCCTTCTACGGCTTCGAATTTTGGCGTCCGTTTACGGCGGCTTCCTTTCTCGGTCCAATATCCATTGGTTGGCTCATGAGTGGATATTACCTTTTCGAGTATGGTTCATCTCTGGAAAGGGCTTATGGCACAGCTCAACACTTTGTCT
Encoded here:
- a CDS encoding predicted protein, which gives rise to MVRVFSAVALLATCCGAFQQSSFLGRQSLSVLSHLSDSALCMKTIAVFGASGLTASECVYQALKNGDNVVGLTRNPSNLVIPKGSGGSNAENPLNDPKLTMISGDVTKQADVDKVFAQKIDGVIVALGGKTSDVGETMLTDGTTNIINAMKDKGVKRLAVVTSIGAGDSENQAPFFFKVLMWTAMKKIFLDKNAQEEVVKRSGLEWCIVRPGGLTVEPPTGIINVIEGEAGSIARADVAQFCLDALEVEDFPYIGKAPCISSVGGTGWTKDRSAAARGQQEA
- the sDer1-1 gene encoding predicted protein, producing the protein MKSSTLVSMLLLVSALSVGYVRSDAWRHVAPTITTHVFQQSGGEDFLELRGGASKRRSNKAKSASLNSKSRTATGKKKVGATAAEKKSALSDTMQRYKRIRPLTRIYITMVGVATLISIIFGEEFTQSLLALDPTRAFYGFEFWRPFTAASFLGPISIGWLMSGYYLFEYGSSLERAYGTAQHFVFLMSQVFGLTFLSSLTGQPFFGQSMITAMLHVLSRAMPHQKVKWLIFTVPYWSLPYGLMASDVLQAQSAMAALPHILGIVSGHFYHFHKFIWPKKGGEDWLVAPDFLVRRLDPDSKDAARESVSKALKGRKKNKGHKLGG